ttttgtctagtatttaatatttttttatcaaattttttaattatttaactagaaaagctttgatttgtttttacatcacaataaattatgtttctttttttcaaaaaagtatgtgTCTAATGGAGAAACTGTAATAATTGcattgattgattttaaaatcttaatttgatCTGATTAaagttttctcattttttaatgtttcttaaattaaatttgtcacACTATATCTGTAAAATGAATTGCTATGTATTTCTTCATGGTTcgcaatataatttaaaaaaagctgtttaattatttgttactttcaagaatctaaaaaaatatatatattattaattgttttacagtattttttttataaattatgtagttAGTTATAATGTCCTTAATTGCATTATAAATgacctataaaataaattttgcttcatgaatgtcaattttataaaaagtgtttcaaaaaaaaagtcatcaaaaacaaattttatgatgaTCAATAAATTTGANCTATTCTTTGTCAGATAACTTACAGTACttgtttgatataaagtaattttataagcctaatggcattttagcattttgctgaaactttttttcagattttagcttttttgctaatgaatttttagactCAGCTTAAACCCTGAGTTATAATGTCCTTAATTGCATTATAAAtgacctttaaaataaattttgcttcatgaatgtcaattttataaaaagtgttttaaaaaaaagtcatcaaaaacaaattttatgatgatcaataaatttgaatatcatTGTTGATACGGTATAAAACTATAACAAATTTACGACATCAATTTGTATTAAGATTTctagaatttcataattaaaaattaatttttataaattggtataatataattaacatattatatataataaagtatattttgaaaaaattataatttcaggCAATAACAAGAAATCAAAATGGCCGTACATTCGGCTCCTCCCAAGAGgaaggaaatatataaatatgaagctCCATGGACTGTTTATAGTATGAACTGGAGTGTTCGTCCTGACAAGCGCTTCAGATTGGCACTGGGAAGTTTTATagaagaatataataataaggtTCGCAACAATATTTCTCATtatgttgaaattattaataattaatgtaattgataaaatgaaagcaaaaacgtttaataaatgttatacaACTTCTAGCGAATTTTACtgctataaattatatttacagataattattaacttttcattGGATCAAATAGGTACAACTAGTTTCATTAGATGAAGAAACATCTGAGTTTACAGCAAAAAGTACTTTTGATCATCCATATCCAACAACAAAGATTATGTGGGTACCTGATAGTAAAGGAATATGTCCTGACCTTCTTGCGACCAGTGGAGATTACCTCAGAGTATGGCGAGCTGGAGAAACGGAGACCAGATTAGAATGTTTattaaacaatgtaaataattttatctgtttAGAAGAgcttcaattaaaaatagaaggcttttatatgatattttttttgtttttaatgtaatttctctagctgaattattattactttcttttaaaatttttatggagCATAAAATTGtagatttaattgaaatatttagagtatacgaatattaattttctttatttaaaatgtttagaattaatGCTTACCATCCATTCAGAAAATTAGAATAACTTACAACTTTACTAAGagtgttttgtttataaaaattcagttttttttttaaaccatactctacattttaaaactatttgaaaaatcaaactacagcatttaaaaattaaactacagcatttaaaaattaaattcagtatttttttttttttttttttttttttttttttttttttttttttttNagaaaataaaaaattcttcctgTTTGTTAAAGAGAGCATTGCCTTTTTGAATCCACctgaaaaatatctatttttttctacttcatgaaaaaagaaattccttttcaatattaaaaatctgataatttctgagaatttttaataaaatgacattCTGAAGAGAACTAAATCTGTCCTCAAGCATAATTTTCGAGAAGCCCCTAAGTAAATTAGGatgagtaaaaatataaagtatgtGGGAGAAAGAGGACCAAATTTCTGTCCTTTCAGGATTGCTACAATGTGAGCAGTCTCCgatttttgccatatttttcTTGACCTTGGAAATTGACAATATTGTTTATGATGGAATTTCTTactaacaatttttgttttttgtacgatggtttcttttcaattgatatataatatttatttgaatccataaaattatttttttcactgcaACATATTAGTTTTAATGGCTTTATTGCTTTgctattcattaatttaatattaccaatgaaaagtacaattttttttcaaaatcattaagtttatttttctacgtcctatgtttaatttttattactaacaggtaaaatttaattctgaaataattaaaatatttaaggaataattttatatttagataaattatttttaataattgaaagctactttataaataacgtaacataattgttaaaacattttgttataattGCTTCATTCAGATGTTGTCTTTTTAAAGGTTTAAgaagatattaaatttcttttaaacattaatgtgtgttctatttttagaaatgttctatttattgaaatgattataatttatacatatgtatatttctttttagaataaaaactcTGATTTTTGTGCACCATTAACATCGTTTGACTGGAATGAAGTTGAACCAAATTTACTTGGTACATCTAGCATTGATACAACCTGCACAATTTGGGGActtgaagtaaatttatttactgtatatatgtttgatttatttaatttgtaagtaTAGTgaagtgaaaagtaaattattaaattatcttaggaaaaattttttttaatcgaccGATATATTAAAGAacagttagtttttaaaaatttaaagaatttggaTGTAAACATCACAATTGTTCATATTAATAATTGCTATTAGCAAATACCTAGGTACAATTGagaatacttttttctgaaaaaaaaacatattcacaaaaaaattagccTTACTCACGCTTCAAACATCTATGAACACACCTACACTGAAAGTTGATAATTTCAATAACATGAAAAGCATTTTACTTcagaaaatttgcatttattcatTCACACAAAAGATATGTTTTCCAAAGATATGTTTTTCAAGTAAACAAAAGATATGTTTTCCGATAAAGAAGACAACTTTGCTTACCAAAAAAACGTGTTGCCATACATGGGAACACAAACAATTTATACAAAGCTTCAACTGTgtgttacaaagaaaaaaaaaaaacttaaggaGTTGAAAAAAACGTAAGTGACAAGATTGAAGCAAAAACATTACCTTTTAAACATGGTGTAAGATTGGCgagaatacattattgattgaCATAGGAATGCTTCTgagttgaataatatttaagtaaaaaagtttaGCTTGTAAAACTTGAcaggaaaaaaaggtaaaaaaagctACATGACTTTAACCACAAATAGAATATTCTTAAACCTTCAAATTATGCATACACAAGAGCTAGTTATTTAAAGATAACAAACAGCGTGTCATGTTAGGTGTTAAGCATTAGCAGATTTTAACAAGCTAATGACAGTGGGTTTAACATGTTGAGAGGAATTCTGAATTAGTGGGCTAGTACAAGTACACGGACATCCCCATgagaaacgaattttaaatGTGAGCGGGAGCTATGAAAAataagcttcaaaatttttctgcctacaaaaaaagaaataaaattgtgaagaTGAGAATAAGTTAaacataaaatgattaaattaaattaataattaatccaagtaattatcaatttttcaaaataagtacaattgtttttatgaataatagtaacaattatttatgtattgtgaacataagatatttaaaaatggttaagtttaaaaaaccaGAATCTAATTACTCATATTTGCTGACATGAATTACATAAAGAGGTagtgattaaattaatataatacaaCTCAtctaattaacaattattaattaatttaaaaactatgccaTATTGAAtgtaattcaatacttaatttaaaaacaacgccatattaaaattaaatcaatgcaATTTGTTACCAAACTTATACTTGAATCtgcaataaagttaaaaaataaaaatatactgatatgacaaaatattatttatgtggTAAACAATACCAGagtaaattacaatattttaatttagtaagtaGTTACTAATGTaatataaactttgaaaaaaagttcCAGAGCcacttatatttaattattgggaaattctgCCTATTACGTAGCTTGTACTAATTAAATAACTCCATAAAATAGATTCTTCTTGGTTTAATGCCTAATCCCTATTTTGTTTAGctgcaatatttttagaaaatctagACTTAaccattattattcaaaacacaaGGTCAcctattgtaaaattaaaaattcttgcaatagttatcagtaattaaaaataatgatctaACCAGACTTTTATTGCTACATTATTAATTGctgattataaattttgcttaaagaaacttttaaatcagtttgaaaattgtaaattgaGGATGTATTTCTATATTAGCCATAGTTATTATTTaccaatgtatattttttaaagacaggACAGTCAATTGGTCGAGTGAATTTGGTCAATGGTCACGTTAAAACTCAATTGATAGCACATGACAAGGAGGTATATGACATTGCTTTTAGTCGTGCTGGAGGGGGAAAGGATATGTTTGCTAGTGTTGGTGAGTatggttgtaaaataattttgtttaatttagctgaaaaatgtttactgggataaaattgaaataattcatttttacaacTGATTCGATAACTTGATTACTGGTTAGGATTGAATAACTGAATGactaattaaatagaataatgcAAAGTTGAGTGGTGAATTTTGCTAGCTTACTTTGCTTTgataattttagaacatttcCTAAAATTCAGAAAGTTTCCTGAAATTGGGAAAACTCTTATgcaattagatattttaataatttattttattttttttgcatgtacATTTGAATAAGttatatgataaataatgaaataaatctcaTATTTAGAGTAATCagattgaagcttttttttaaaagaaaaaaattaacagttctttattaaactaactaaataatatcaaagtatttaaatgaatcaaatattcaaaattatgaattgataAATATGTGTATTAAATGTAGTGAAATCTTTTTGAATTCAAGACCATTTAATGTCAAccataaatgaaaatgtttttttttttagtgttttcatctatagttattaatgaaataaagtttttgtattttattgatgataaaaaaaacactgaaattccctctacaaaaaataaatgggaTATTTTGCAACCATgtgtatattattttgtaaaatttactaaactttTCTTTGTGTTGGCACCTATGACTAATGTAAGGGTTGCTGAGTAACATTAATAACTTAaccaaattaaatgtttcaattatgtaaattataataccataaaaaactaaataattttaataccataacatgttttattattgtagGCGCTGATGGATCTGTCAGGATGTTTGATTTGAGACATTTGGAGCATTCTACTATAATTTATGAAGATCCACAACATCACCCTTTGTTAAGACTTGCATGGAATAAACAGGATCCTAATTATTTAGCAACATTTGCTATGGATGCTTCTGAAGTAAGAATATTGCTTTGTTTTTGCTATTAGTATCTTGTTTTTTTGTGATTGTGATAAGTAAATTTAtgttcaaatgtttatttttattgcaaatgttATGTTTCAAATGATACATTGTATCATACCTGGCTTGTCTCCTATTTTTTAATGACGGCCCctgtattttttaactatctcctgtttacctttatgttcttaaatttctctgtatttgttgaagaaatttaaaaaattggcgataaaatatatgctgaaggcaaaaatatttctcttcttcCTCAACAGATAGTGGtattgccagtactgcagtTTGTTGagtgttaataatttaagtaattataaataatggtttaaagaaatcttctttagattaagatttacatacatattttttactttgctaaa
This window of the Parasteatoda tepidariorum isolate YZ-2023 chromosome 4, CAS_Ptep_4.0, whole genome shotgun sequence genome carries:
- the LOC107444929 gene encoding DDB1- and CUL4-associated factor 7, translated to MAVHSAPPKRKEIYKYEAPWTVYSMNWSVRPDKRFRLALGSFIEEYNNKVQLVSLDEETSEFTAKSTFDHPYPTTKIMWVPDSKGICPDLLATSGDYLRVWRAGETETRLECLLNNNKNSDFCAPLTSFDWNEVEPNLLGTSSIDTTCTIWGLETGQSIGRVNLVNGHVKTQLIAHDKEVYDIAFSRAGGGKDMFASVGADGSVRMFDLRHLEHSTIIYEDPQHHPLLRLAWNKQDPNYLATFAMDASEVIILDVRSPCAPVARLNNHRACVNGIAWAPHSSCHICTAADDHQALIWDIQQMPRAIEDPILAYTADGEINQIQWACTQPDWIAICYNNCLEILRV